One genomic segment of Mastomys coucha isolate ucsf_1 unplaced genomic scaffold, UCSF_Mcou_1 pScaffold22, whole genome shotgun sequence includes these proteins:
- the Foxn4 gene encoding forkhead box protein N4 yields MIESDIRSRMSGMIRSSGHSHHSCPQEYRLLPPMGDDDLPGDLQSLSWLTAVDVPRLQQMANGRIDLGSAGVSHPHPGALTGTADLHVGAAPRPLLRSQTAMVPRGMLGLSPIGSHRTSAEQMNQFPIGGQSSSGLQEIPQLYSPATQIQFPLPPGSQQCPPAGLYGSPFAARPSYPQAHRAMHSSQEPHPKHYPKPIYSYSCLIAMALKNSKTGSLPVSEIYSFMKEHFPYFKTAPDGWKNSVRHNLSLNKCFEKVETKSSGSSRKGCLWALNLARIDKMEEEMHKWKRKDLAAIHRSMANPEELDKLISDRPESCRRPGKRGEPEAPVLTHATTVAMAHSCLAISQLPPKPLMTLSLQSVPLHHQVQPQAHLAPDSPAPAQTPPLHALPNLSPGPLPQPAVGRVPGDFLNISTDVNTEVDALDPSIMDFALQGNLWEEMKDSLSLDALGAFGDSPLGCDLGPPSLTPVSGSGDQSFPDVQVTGLYAAYSAADSVAPSVGNSAPYLGTPGNKPIALL; encoded by the exons GCTCCTGCCTCCCATGGGTGATGATGACCTCCCTGGGGACCTTCAGTCATTGTCGTGGCTCACGGCTGTGGACGTGCCCCGGCTGCAGCAGATGGCAAATGGGCGGATAGACCTGGGCAGCGCTGGTGTGTCACATCCACACCCAG GTGCCTTGACTGGAACAGCAGACCTGCATGTGGGTGCGGCCCCACGTCCCCTGCTCCGTAGCCAGACTGCCATGGTCCCCAGAGGCATGCTGGGCTTGAGCCCCATAGGCAGCCACAGAACCAGC GCTGAGCAGATGAACCAGTTCCCCATAGGAGGCCAGTCATCATCGGGCCTCCAGGAAATACCACAGCTGTACTCTCCGGCTACCCAAATCCAgttccctctgcctccagggtcccAGCAG TGCCCTCCTGCCGGCCTCTATGGCTCTCCGTTTGCAGCTCGGCCTTCCTACCCACAGGCCCACAGGGCAATGCACTCATCTCAGGAGCCACACCCCAAACACTATCCCAAGCCCATCTATTCCTACAG CTGTCTGATCGCCATGGCCTTGAAGAACAGCAAGACAGGCAGCCTGCCCGTGAGTGAGATCTACAGCTTTATGAAGGAGCACTTCCCCTACTTCAAG ACAGCACCTGACGGCTGGAAGAACTCCGTGAGGCACAACCTGTCCCTGAACAAGTGCTTCGAGAAGGTGGAAACCAAGTCCAGTGGCTCCTCACGCAAGGGCTGCCTGTGGGCCCTGAACCTGGCACGCATCgacaagatggaggaggagatgcACAAGTGGAAAAGGAAGGACCTCGCAGCCATACACCGCAGCATGGCCAACCCCG AGGAGTTGGATAAGCTCATCTCAGACCGCCCGGAAAGCTGCCGGCGTCCTGGAAAACGAGGGGAGCCTGAAGCCCCTGTGCTGACTCACGCTACCACGGTAGCCATGGCCCACAGCTGCCTGGCCATCTCCCAACTCCCACCGAAGCCACTGATGACCCTGTCCCTGCAGTCAGTCCCCCTGCACCACCAGGTCCAGCCCCAGGCACATCTGGCCCCCGACTCCCCGGCCCCGGCCCAGACCCCACCTCTTCATGCCCTGCCCAACCTCAGCCCAGGGCCTCTCCCCCAGCCAGCCGTGGGTAGGGTTCCTGGAGACTTCCTCAACATCAGCACTGACGTGAACACAGAGGTGGATGCCCTGGACCCCAGCATCATGGACTTCGCTCTACAGG GTAACCtctgggaggagatgaaggaCAGTCTCAGCCTGGACGCACTGGGGGCCTTTGGAGACTCCCCACTTGGCTGTGACCTGGGACCCCCAAGCCTGACCCCTGTCTCTGGCAGCGGTGACCAGTCCTTCCCTGATGTGCAGGTGACAGGTCTCTATGCTGCCTACTCCGCCGCAGACAGTGTGGCCCCATCGGTGGGCAACTCTGCACCGTACCTGGGCACACCCGGGAACAAGCCCATTGCTCTGCTTTGA